The following are from one region of the Oncorhynchus masou masou isolate Uvic2021 chromosome 24, UVic_Omas_1.1, whole genome shotgun sequence genome:
- the LOC135512463 gene encoding DNA-binding protein Ikaros isoform X2: MGSKRALVLDRLANNVAKRKSTMPQKFVGEKRLSDISFEGGPGELMQPHVIDQAINSAINYLGAESLRPLIQTSPTSSDMGVMGSMYPLHKPPAEGHGLSAKDSAAENLLLLAKSKSASSEKDGSPSHSGQDSTDTESNNEERAGVGASGLIYLTNHITSGVRNGVLPLGKEEQQRQYEAMRASIEIASEGFKVLSGEGEQVRAYRCEHCRILFLDHVMYTIHMGCHGFRDPFECNLCGHRSQDRYEFSSHMTRGEHRY; the protein is encoded by the exons ATGGGATCTAAGAGAGCCTTGGTGCTAGACAGACTAGCTAATAATGTAGCCAAACGTAAGAGCACTATGCCACAGAAGTTTGTAG GTGAGAAACGCCTCTCCGACATCTCCTTCGAGGGTGGCCCGGGGGAACTGATGCAGCCTCATGTCATCGACCAGGCCATCAACAGTGCCATCAACTACCTGGGTGCCGAGTCACTCCGACCACTCATCCAGACCTCCCCAACCTCCTCTGACATGGGGGTCATGGGCTCCATGTACCCCCTCCACAAGCCCCCTGCAGAGGGCCACGGCCTGTCAGCCAAGGACAGCGCAGCCGAAAATCTTCTGTTGCTCGCAAAGTCCAAGTCAGCCTCCAGCGAGAAGGACGGCTCCCCCAGCCACAGTGGCCAGGATTCCACCGACACGGAGAGCAACAATGAAGAGAGGGCAGGTGTCGGGGCCTCAGGCCTCATCTACCTGACAAACCACATCACGTCCGGGGTACGTAATGGCGTGCTGCCCCTGGGGAAGGAGGAGCAGCAGCGGCAGTACGAGGCCATGCGGGCCAGTATCGAGATTGCCTCGGAGGGGTTCAAGGTGCTgagtggagagggggagcaggtgaGGGCATATCGCTGTGAACACTGCCGCATCCTCTTCCTAGACCATGTGATGTACACCATCCACATGGGCTGCCATGGCTTCCGAGACCCCTTCGAGTGCAACCTCTGTGGCCATCGCAGTCAGGACCGTTACGAGTTTTCGTCACACATGACCCGAGGGGAGCATCGCTACTGA